In Leptolyngbya sp. 'hensonii', the genomic stretch CAAGATCCCAGAAGAACTAGATGATATTTTAGACTCAGAAATTTATGTATTGGACAGTGAGGAAGAAGAGTCAGATTGAGCATAAAAGTTGTTGCTCTAACCTGGCTTTTCAGGTTGACTGATCAAACTCCTGAAAACCCTCAAATCTCGTAGGCTGGGTTGAGGTCCGAAACCCAACGCAAAAGGCTTAACCATGTTGGGTCTCGCTCTGCTTCACCCAATCTACAGGAAAAGTTTTGTCAGTCAGTTGGCTGGTTTTTTGCATTACGGAAGGCAACTCTAATGGGTTTAGATCACCTGGATCTTATGTGTTGTAGCTAATCTTTACAAAATAATTGGAGGACTGTATGACAAAACAGCAGAAAGGCAACAGGGAATCGAAAAAGCCGAAAGCTATCTCTGAGGGAGCTAAAAAACCTAAGAAAGATCCCAAAAGACATGATGGATTATAAGCACGCTGGTTAGCAGCTCATCAGGGTTTTTGAGCTCTATATTCACGAGAAAAAATAATGGAGGTGAAGCCAATTACCTCCATTATTTCATGGCAGAGAAAGTTGAGAGCCCTATTTCCAAACGGGTACATGTCACCTTTGCCCTCACCCTAAATCCCTCTCCCAATTTGGGAGAGGGACTTTGAAATGATTCGGCTCCCCTTCGCCCTTTTTGGGAGAAGGGGCTGGGGGATGAGGGCTAGAAAGCATCACTGCAAAAGTGACATGCTCCCTTTCCAAACTGATTGGGTGTCGGTGAGAAGAATTCAATTTCTCGATCGCATACTCATGCTTAGGATAGATGCAAATTGATCATGCTGTGCTCTATATTTACTATCAATTAGGAAATGTTTTTAATATGCTAGCTCTAATTATTTTGCCCTTCAAATCAACACTTCGGTTGAGTCAGGGTTTTAGCCCACCAACCACCACAATGACCATTGATCAAAGTATGACAAGCCGGCATACTTGTCCGTGCTGTTCTTACGTTTTACTTCGTCACATCCGATTGGGAGGTTTATACTGGCGTTGTAGTCATTGTCATGAGTCGATGCCTGCCTGGTCGTAAAGAGTTGTAGAAGGCACGGAGAAGGGTTTTAGATCTCACCTCCAGATATCAAACGGATTGGTGGTGAGATAGTTCCCTGCAAATCAGAGCCAACTTAAATTACCGGAGGGATGTATGAAAACACTGCTGATCTATCCCCAGTTTCCCCAGTCCTTTTGGTCCTACGATCGCTTCATGGAAATTGCCGGATTGAAAGCCGTGATTCCGCCTCTGGGAATTATTACTATTGCCGCACTCTTACCCTCAGACTGGGACCTTCGCTTTTACGATCGTAACGTCGCTTGTGAAACGGCGGCAGATTGGGAGTGGTGCGATCTGGTGATTCTTTCAGCCATGATTGTGCAGAAGCCAGATTTCCAGGCCCTGATTCAAAAAGCTGTCCGATTGGGTAAAACAGTCGCTGTGGGCGGCCCCTATCCCACCTCTGTGCCTCAAGCTGCCCTCGAGGCTGGTGCCCATTTCCTGATTCTGGATGAAGGGGAGATGACAATTCCTCAATTCCTGGAGGCGCTTCGTCAAGGCGCAACCCAAGGGATCTTCCGCTCCATTGAGAAGCCGGATGTCAGCCAAAGCCCAAGGCCACGCTTTGACCTGCTGCGGCGGGATGCCTACTTGATGATGGCCATCCAGTTTTCCCGTGGATGTCCCTTCAATTGCGAATTTTGTGACATTATTTCCCTTTATGGCCGTAAACCCCGTACCAAAGAACCGGATCAGGCCCTGGCTGAGTTGCAAACCCTCTATGATCTGGGTTGGCGCGGCTCCCTCTTTATTGTGGATGACAACTTTATTGGCAATCAGCGGAACGTCAAACGATTCCTGCGAGCCCTGATTCCCTGGATGCAGCAACACCATTATCCGTTTAATTTTATTACCGAAGCTTCTGTCAATCTGGCCGAGGATGATGAATTGCTTCAGCTCATGGGCGAAGCAGGCTTTTATGCTGTGTTCCTGGGGATTGAAACCCCTGATCAGGATAGTCTGCAGGTGACGCGCAAAGTGCAAAACATCCGTAATCCCCTGGTGGAAGCCTGTCACAAAATCAATGAGGCAGGGTTGCTGATCTACGCCGGGTTTATTCTTGGTTTTGACGGAGAGCGATCGGGGGCAGGCGATCGTATTCAAGCCTTCATCGAACAAACTAGCATTCCTCAGCCCATGCTGGGCATTCTGCAGGCTCTACCCAACACCGCCCTTTGGGATCGCCTTAAAAAAGAGCAGCGCTTAATTGAGGACAACAGCCACCCGACCGGCGACCAGAATACCCTGATGAATTTCGTCCCAACTCGTTCCATTACAGAAATTGCCAGGGAGTATGTCGAAGGGTTCTGGACCCTGTATGAACCTCAGAACTATCTCAGACGCTGTTTCCAACAATGCCTCAAGATTCGCACTTCGAAGAGCCACAAACAAGCAGGGCAATTCTCCCCGACTCAGAGCCTGCGATTGGTTGCCCAACTCATCTGGCGTCAGGGCATCTGCCGACCTGAAATTCGAGGACAATTTTGGCATCAGCTCTGGAGCATTCTGTTAACCAAGCCGCAGCTTCTGAGTCTGTATCTGGGGTTGTGCGCTGCAGGCGAGCACTTCTGGGAGTACCGTGCCTTAGCCCGAGAGCGGATCACGCAACAACTGGGCTATGATCCGCTCCACCTCTCTATGGCTCCTGTCCCAGAACCCATGCTGATCCGGTAATACCGCCTCAGCTTATGCACAAACCCCTTCAATCACACTGACAGGCGCAGCGGTGGGAATGATCCGGTTGAGCTGAAAGCCAGCCGCCTGGAATAACTCCTGGTATTCAGCGGCAGTTCGCTCCCGGCCACCGGAAAAGATCGCCATCATGTCCACATCCAGGAATTTGCCAAAATGGGGCGTATCGCCTGGAGGAATCACCATTTCAACAATCAGGAGTCTGCCTTGTTCAGCGATCGCCTGACGAATGTTTTGGAGAATCCGAACACAGTCTGCATCACCCCAATCATGCAGAATATGGGACATCAGATAAGCATCCCCGCCAGTGGGGATGGCTGCAAAGAAACTGCCCCCCTGAATCTGACAGCGATTCAGAACCTGGGCCTGCTCCAGCAGAGGCCCGGCTCCGGCTACCACATTGGGGAGATCAAACAGAATGCCCCGCAGCATGGGATTAGCTGCCAGAATCGAGGCCAGCAGCATCCCATGGCCCCCTGCAATGTCTACCAGGGTCTGCACCCCAGAGAAATCATAGGCATCAATGACTGCCGTGTGAATGGTCTTTGCCCAACCCGTCATGGCATCATCGAAAATAGCCCCAGATTCTGGATTCTGGGTCAGATAGGTGAACGTATCCTGCACCTGGTACAGACGCTGCATGGCAGGCTGGCCAGTTTTGACAAT encodes the following:
- a CDS encoding B12-binding domain-containing radical SAM protein; amino-acid sequence: MKTLLIYPQFPQSFWSYDRFMEIAGLKAVIPPLGIITIAALLPSDWDLRFYDRNVACETAADWEWCDLVILSAMIVQKPDFQALIQKAVRLGKTVAVGGPYPTSVPQAALEAGAHFLILDEGEMTIPQFLEALRQGATQGIFRSIEKPDVSQSPRPRFDLLRRDAYLMMAIQFSRGCPFNCEFCDIISLYGRKPRTKEPDQALAELQTLYDLGWRGSLFIVDDNFIGNQRNVKRFLRALIPWMQQHHYPFNFITEASVNLAEDDELLQLMGEAGFYAVFLGIETPDQDSLQVTRKVQNIRNPLVEACHKINEAGLLIYAGFILGFDGERSGAGDRIQAFIEQTSIPQPMLGILQALPNTALWDRLKKEQRLIEDNSHPTGDQNTLMNFVPTRSITEIAREYVEGFWTLYEPQNYLRRCFQQCLKIRTSKSHKQAGQFSPTQSLRLVAQLIWRQGICRPEIRGQFWHQLWSILLTKPQLLSLYLGLCAAGEHFWEYRALARERITQQLGYDPLHLSMAPVPEPMLIR
- a CDS encoding methyltransferase produces the protein MTGRLDIDSPQGVAESFEHTHGQAIALQQLGYTLVEAGLLTPEQLDASRTDQENTGVPLDQIWVDRGWVKPETLAYFAEHRLSSQQQVREVPPGLALMQMITGMWVTQSIYVAASLGIADLLQGGVRSVDELAQASGAQAPHLYRVLRALASVGIFTEVAPGQFGLTAIAEYLRSDVPGSLRALSRTVSDTWQWNCWGDILNIVKTGQPAMQRLYQVQDTFTYLTQNPESGAIFDDAMTGWAKTIHTAVIDAYDFSGVQTLVDIAGGHGMLLASILAANPMLRGILFDLPNVVAGAGPLLEQAQVLNRCQIQGGSFFAAIPTGGDAYLMSHILHDWGDADCVRILQNIRQAIAEQGRLLIVEMVIPPGDTPHFGKFLDVDMMAIFSGGRERTAAEYQELFQAAGFQLNRIIPTAAPVSVIEGVCA